The Deinococcus koreensis genome window below encodes:
- a CDS encoding phosphatidate cytidylyltransferase, translating to METLSTRVLTSVVGFAIISLIVWIGAYAMLPALVVVSVMGLYEYIRMLDRNDIDVRRISLAVFGTAIIVASLPAFQATSPWEGGSWREAALTVALGYLLVMEVMRPGERPLERIVYSMFGLLYIPWLLGYFLLLRYSPDAGSGVLYFALPLLATFAADIGGFFGGHYFGRRKLAPEVSPGKTVEGAIGGLVFSFLVVLVLSSLTELWSPLESLLYSILVASASQLGDLSESLIKRALKTKDSGSSLPGHGGFLDRLDSLLFAVPATYLFLHISVFTR from the coding sequence ATGGAGACCCTGAGCACCCGTGTCCTGACCTCGGTTGTCGGATTCGCGATCATCAGCCTGATCGTGTGGATCGGGGCCTACGCCATGCTGCCGGCCCTGGTGGTCGTGTCGGTCATGGGCCTGTACGAGTACATCCGCATGCTCGACCGCAACGACATCGACGTGCGGCGCATCTCGCTGGCGGTCTTCGGCACGGCGATCATCGTGGCCAGCCTGCCCGCCTTCCAGGCCACCTCGCCCTGGGAAGGCGGCTCGTGGCGCGAGGCGGCCCTGACGGTCGCCCTGGGCTACCTGCTGGTCATGGAGGTCATGCGCCCCGGCGAGCGCCCGCTGGAGCGCATCGTGTACTCGATGTTCGGCCTGCTGTACATTCCCTGGCTGCTGGGCTATTTCCTGCTGCTGCGCTACAGCCCGGACGCCGGCAGCGGGGTGCTGTACTTCGCGCTGCCGCTGCTGGCGACCTTCGCGGCCGATATCGGGGGCTTTTTCGGCGGACATTATTTCGGCCGGCGCAAGCTGGCCCCCGAGGTCAGCCCCGGCAAGACCGTGGAGGGCGCAATCGGCGGGCTGGTGTTCAGCTTCCTGGTCGTGCTGGTGCTCAGCAGCCTGACCGAACTGTGGTCGCCGCTGGAGAGCCTGCTGTACTCGATCCTGGTCGCCAGCGCCTCGCAGCTGGGCGACCTCTCCGAGAGCCTGATCAAACGCGCCCTGAAGACCAAGGACTCGGGCAGCAGCCTGCCGGGCCACGGCGGCTTCCTCGACCGGCTCGACTCGCTGCTCTTCGCGGTGCCCGCCACCTACCTGTTCCTGCACATCAGCGTGTTCACCCGCTGA
- a CDS encoding M50 family metallopeptidase: MSLFQSLAAVLTPAGLLWTVVIIGIATFLHELAHYALARTQGVAVKSFSVGMGPVVFRRPWRGTEWRLSLLPIGGYVEIDGMALEPGDDGTPHQPVRGFAALPAWGKIAVLLAGPLMNLVVAIGLMTLSFSTQGVPAPDRVRIESVVANSAAQRLGLRGGDVITAIDGRDIPESLVVQGRTVAGWEAVRDTLTRAGRHRFTVERAGATRQVAFDWQPTLNGQRQLLGIRYGPDVRPATLPVAFATSWQVTAEAVPQVLRSFAGLFQRFLTLDLSRDENVSGPIGTAEIVSRAAALSPWALVQVAILLNLSLAFFNLIPIPGLDGGRILLVLIGALRGRPLSFSQEQAINLAGFAFVMLLMVFVVVRDVSRFF; this comes from the coding sequence ATGAGCCTGTTCCAGAGCCTCGCGGCCGTGCTGACCCCCGCCGGCCTGCTGTGGACCGTGGTCATCATCGGGATCGCCACGTTCCTGCACGAGCTGGCGCACTATGCCCTGGCGCGCACGCAGGGAGTGGCGGTCAAGTCCTTCTCCGTGGGCATGGGGCCGGTCGTCTTCCGGCGGCCCTGGCGGGGCACCGAATGGCGCCTAAGCCTGCTGCCCATCGGCGGCTACGTGGAGATCGACGGCATGGCCCTGGAGCCCGGCGACGACGGCACCCCCCACCAGCCGGTGCGGGGCTTCGCTGCCCTGCCTGCCTGGGGCAAGATCGCCGTGCTGCTCGCCGGGCCATTGATGAATCTGGTCGTCGCCATCGGCCTGATGACCCTGTCGTTTTCCACGCAGGGGGTGCCGGCTCCCGACCGGGTGAGGATCGAGTCGGTGGTGGCGAATTCCGCCGCCCAGCGCCTGGGCCTGCGGGGCGGTGACGTGATCACGGCCATCGACGGGCGCGACATCCCCGAGTCCCTGGTCGTCCAGGGCCGCACGGTGGCCGGCTGGGAGGCCGTGCGCGACACCCTGACCCGCGCCGGCCGCCACCGCTTCACGGTCGAGCGTGCGGGCGCCACGCGGCAGGTGGCCTTCGACTGGCAACCCACGCTGAACGGCCAGCGCCAGCTCCTGGGCATCCGCTACGGCCCGGACGTGCGCCCGGCCACGCTGCCGGTCGCCTTCGCCACCTCCTGGCAGGTCACGGCCGAGGCGGTGCCGCAGGTGCTGCGCTCCTTCGCCGGGCTCTTCCAGCGTTTCCTAACCCTGGACCTCTCGCGCGACGAGAATGTCAGCGGCCCCATCGGCACCGCCGAGATCGTCAGCCGGGCGGCGGCGCTGAGCCCCTGGGCGCTGGTGCAGGTCGCCATCCTGCTCAACCTCTCGCTGGCCTTCTTCAACCTGATCCCCATTCCGGGGCTCGACGGCGGGCGCATCCTGCTGGTGCTGATCGGGGCGCTGCGCGGCCGCCCGCTGAGCTTCTCGCAGGAGCAGGCCATCAATCTGGCCGGCTTCGCCTTCGTGATGCTGTTGATGGTCTTCGTGGTCGTGCGCGACGTGAGCCGCTTCTTTTAG
- the pyrH gene encoding UMP kinase: MFKRVVLKLSGEFLANENGFGISPETSRRLAGLIKDALEGTQVELAIVIGGGNFWRGERNGKGMDAATADYIGMLGTVMNAMALQDAMESVGRPTRVMSSIHMAAVAEPYIRRRAMRHLEKGRVVIFGGGNGAPFFTTDTTSTLRAMEIGADVVLMAKNKVDGVYDSDPRKNPDATRFDALTHQDVVDQRLEVMDATALTLCMDKNLPIVVFDIFQDGNLRRLFAGERVGTLIQS; this comes from the coding sequence ATGTTCAAACGCGTAGTGCTCAAACTCTCCGGTGAGTTCCTGGCGAACGAGAATGGCTTCGGGATCAGCCCGGAGACCTCCCGGCGGCTGGCCGGACTGATCAAGGACGCCCTGGAAGGCACGCAGGTCGAGTTGGCCATCGTGATCGGCGGCGGCAATTTCTGGCGCGGCGAGCGCAACGGCAAGGGCATGGACGCCGCGACGGCGGACTACATCGGGATGCTGGGTACCGTGATGAACGCTATGGCCCTGCAGGACGCCATGGAGTCGGTCGGGCGCCCCACGCGGGTCATGAGTTCGATCCACATGGCGGCCGTGGCCGAGCCGTACATCCGCCGCCGCGCCATGCGCCACCTGGAAAAAGGCCGCGTGGTCATCTTCGGCGGCGGCAACGGGGCGCCCTTCTTCACCACCGACACCACCAGCACCCTGCGCGCCATGGAAATCGGGGCGGACGTCGTGCTGATGGCCAAGAACAAGGTGGACGGCGTGTACGACTCGGATCCGCGCAAGAACCCAGACGCCACGCGCTTCGACGCCCTGACCCACCAGGACGTGGTCGATCAGCGCCTGGAGGTCATGGACGCCACCGCCCTGACCCTGTGCATGGACAAGAATCTGCCCATCGTGGTGTTCGACATCTTCCAGGACGGCAACCTGCGGCGCCTGTTCGCGGGCGAGCGGGTCGGCACCCTGATCCAGAGCTGA
- the msrP gene encoding protein-methionine-sulfoxide reductase catalytic subunit MsrP, producing the protein MSSPNDQRSGAEVPETTTPPAPNTRREFIRSAGLFTATVAGLGGGLELLTRRPGAGSPGVGGAEAQGADAFTLPNRPLGPYDTNEKVTPWAQSTTYNNFYEFGTDKGDPARLAASLKPRPWTVKIDGEVRKPQTVDIDTLQSWFPLEDRIYRMRCVEGWSMVMPWLGFPLGALIRRLEPTGKAKYVQFTALYDPKQFPGQRGRVLDWPYVEGLRLDEALHPLAFMAVGLHGRVLPGQNGAPLRLVVPWKYGFKGIKSIVRITLTAEQPKTTWALAAPDEYGFYANVNPAVPHPRWSQATERRIGELGRRKTLPFNGYAEQVAGLYRGMDLRKFY; encoded by the coding sequence ATGTCCAGTCCCAACGATCAGCGCAGCGGTGCCGAGGTGCCGGAAACGACCACCCCACCCGCCCCCAATACCCGCCGGGAGTTCATCCGCAGCGCTGGCCTGTTCACGGCCACCGTGGCCGGCCTGGGCGGCGGTCTGGAACTGCTGACCCGCCGCCCCGGTGCGGGCAGTCCTGGAGTGGGCGGAGCCGAGGCGCAGGGCGCCGACGCCTTCACCCTGCCGAACCGGCCGCTCGGGCCCTATGACACCAACGAGAAGGTCACGCCCTGGGCGCAGTCCACGACCTACAACAACTTCTACGAGTTCGGCACCGACAAGGGCGACCCCGCCCGCCTGGCCGCCAGCCTCAAGCCCCGCCCCTGGACGGTGAAGATCGACGGCGAGGTGCGTAAACCCCAGACGGTCGACATCGATACCCTGCAGTCCTGGTTCCCGCTGGAAGACCGCATCTACCGGATGCGCTGCGTGGAGGGCTGGAGCATGGTGATGCCCTGGCTGGGCTTCCCGCTGGGCGCCCTGATCCGCCGCCTGGAGCCGACGGGCAAGGCGAAATACGTCCAGTTCACGGCGCTCTACGACCCCAAGCAGTTCCCGGGGCAGCGTGGCCGGGTGCTCGACTGGCCCTACGTGGAGGGCCTGCGGCTGGACGAGGCGCTGCACCCGCTGGCCTTCATGGCGGTCGGCCTGCACGGGCGCGTGCTGCCCGGCCAGAACGGGGCGCCGCTGCGCCTGGTGGTGCCCTGGAAGTACGGCTTCAAGGGGATCAAGAGCATCGTGAGGATCACCCTGACCGCCGAGCAGCCCAAGACCACCTGGGCACTGGCCGCCCCCGACGAGTATGGCTTCTACGCCAACGTGAACCCCGCCGTGCCCCACCCCCGCTGGAGCCAGGCCACCGAGCGCCGGATCGGGGAGCTGGGCCGCCGCAAGACCCTGCCCTTCAACGGCTACGCCGAGCAGGTCGCGGGGCTGTACAGGGGGATGGATCTCAGGAAGTTCTACTGA
- a CDS encoding peroxidase-related enzyme produces the protein MNQISWLAVPTPETAHEGVKKLWAKAEANMGFVPNVFRAQALNGEQFLAWWNYFNLLVNKEGTLSNAEREMLAVVVSGANRCVYCEVSHGAALRHYSGNPVQADTIAVNWRHARLGPREEAMCAYAEKLTLRPAEMTGADLEPLRAADLDDAQILELVQVVGMFNLTNRVSSALGFVPNAEYHTQSR, from the coding sequence ATGAATCAGATCTCCTGGCTGGCCGTGCCGACCCCTGAAACCGCGCACGAAGGCGTGAAAAAACTCTGGGCCAAGGCCGAGGCGAACATGGGCTTCGTGCCCAACGTGTTCCGGGCGCAGGCCCTGAACGGCGAGCAGTTCCTGGCGTGGTGGAACTACTTCAACCTGCTGGTCAACAAGGAGGGCACGCTCAGCAACGCCGAGCGCGAGATGCTGGCGGTGGTCGTCAGCGGTGCGAACCGCTGCGTGTACTGCGAGGTCTCGCATGGCGCGGCGCTGCGGCACTACAGCGGCAACCCGGTGCAGGCCGACACCATCGCGGTGAACTGGCGCCACGCCCGCCTGGGCCCGCGCGAGGAGGCCATGTGCGCCTACGCCGAGAAACTGACCCTGCGCCCGGCCGAGATGACAGGGGCCGATCTGGAGCCCCTGCGCGCAGCAGATCTGGACGACGCCCAGATTCTGGAACTCGTGCAGGTCGTGGGCATGTTCAACCTGACCAACCGGGTGAGCAGCGCCCTGGGCTTCGTGCCCAACGCCGAATACCACACCCAGAGCCGCTGA
- a CDS encoding BMP family ABC transporter substrate-binding protein — MKKTLLTALPLSLALLSTAGSPDAQAQTEAKLKACFIYVGPVGDIGWSYAHDEARKKTEKALPWLETKYVESVPEGQATPVIDRLVKDNCKVIFTTSFGFMDQTLEAAKKYPNVMFMHASGFKRAPNMGTYMADFYQIYYLNGMMAAAVSKTDKLGYVAAFPVPELKRHISAFALGARAVNPKATVNVKWINAWFDPNKAREAAEALISEGNGALAFTEDTATVVQTAASRKVPSFAHYSPMYKFAPDYVVSGQLVHWEKIYIDFLTKVRNKTFTTRNLDKVDYWNLLRGGSVELGAQDGMAVNPKWVPALKAKMVTVAGKQVSVYDRVMQLKAEMESGGKFDPYAGPIKDRNGILRVPAGKVASVADLNNMAWVAQGVVGQVADEPKK; from the coding sequence ATGAAGAAAACCCTGCTCACGGCCCTGCCCCTCAGTCTCGCCCTGCTCTCGACCGCCGGTTCGCCCGACGCCCAGGCCCAGACCGAGGCCAAACTCAAGGCCTGTTTCATCTACGTCGGCCCGGTGGGCGACATCGGCTGGAGTTACGCCCACGACGAGGCGCGCAAGAAGACCGAGAAGGCGCTGCCCTGGCTGGAGACCAAGTACGTGGAGAGCGTGCCCGAGGGCCAGGCCACGCCCGTCATCGACCGGCTGGTGAAGGACAACTGCAAGGTTATCTTCACCACCTCCTTCGGCTTCATGGATCAGACGCTGGAGGCCGCCAAGAAGTACCCGAACGTGATGTTCATGCACGCGTCGGGCTTCAAGCGCGCTCCCAACATGGGCACCTACATGGCCGACTTCTACCAGATCTACTACCTGAACGGCATGATGGCCGCCGCCGTGAGCAAGACCGACAAGCTGGGGTACGTCGCCGCCTTCCCGGTGCCGGAACTCAAGCGGCACATCTCCGCCTTCGCGCTGGGCGCCCGCGCCGTGAACCCCAAGGCGACCGTGAACGTCAAGTGGATCAACGCCTGGTTCGATCCCAACAAGGCCCGCGAGGCCGCAGAGGCCCTGATCAGCGAGGGCAACGGCGCGCTGGCCTTCACCGAGGACACCGCGACCGTGGTACAGACGGCCGCCAGCCGCAAGGTGCCCTCGTTCGCGCACTACTCACCCATGTACAAGTTCGCCCCCGACTACGTGGTCAGCGGCCAGCTCGTCCACTGGGAGAAGATCTACATCGACTTCCTGACCAAGGTGCGGAACAAGACCTTCACCACCAGGAATCTGGACAAGGTGGACTACTGGAACCTGCTGCGCGGCGGCTCGGTGGAACTGGGCGCCCAGGACGGCATGGCGGTCAATCCCAAGTGGGTGCCCGCGCTCAAGGCCAAGATGGTCACCGTGGCCGGCAAACAGGTCAGCGTCTACGACCGTGTCATGCAGCTCAAGGCCGAGATGGAGTCGGGCGGCAAGTTCGACCCCTATGCCGGCCCGATCAAGGATCGCAACGGCATCCTGCGCGTGCCCGCCGGCAAGGTGGCCTCGGTGGCCGACCTGAACAACATGGCCTGGGTCGCCCAGGGCGTGGTCGGCCAGGTGGCGGACGAACCCAAGAAGTAA
- the dxr gene encoding 1-deoxy-D-xylulose-5-phosphate reductoisomerase: MNPSVVKPSGLRLTVLGSTGSIGKQALDVARERGYVVGVLAAGRNLDVLEAQVREFRPALVSVDEAVYAQARGRFAGAGLGGVELIADASEAAARPADVVVNAMSGLIGLAPTRAALLAGQAVALATKEAMVTAAHLMWEAAAQGGGRVVPVDSEHTGVYQCLGGEDIADVAEVILTASGGPFRDGPADLRGVTPEQALRHPSWSMGPKVTIDSSTLMNKGLEVMECASLYGLPMSQVGVVVHPQSLVHAAVRFRDGSLKAQFGPTDMRLPIAFAIDAAPTGMTRPGDVRGARRGGEVGTHLSWPLRGSWEFREPDFGRFPCLGLAYRAGEEGGLKPVALNAADEIAVEAFLAGRIGYLDIPRLIEQVLDETPAGELSWDALQGTDLWARSRARELAQVRA, from the coding sequence ATGAATCCGAGTGTGGTGAAACCGAGTGGGTTACGGCTGACGGTACTGGGCAGCACCGGCAGTATCGGCAAGCAGGCGCTGGACGTGGCCCGAGAGCGTGGCTACGTGGTCGGCGTGCTGGCGGCTGGACGCAATCTGGACGTGCTGGAAGCCCAGGTGCGCGAATTCCGCCCGGCGCTGGTCAGCGTGGACGAGGCGGTGTATGCCCAGGCGCGGGGGCGCTTCGCAGGGGCAGGGCTGGGCGGGGTGGAGCTGATCGCGGACGCCTCGGAGGCCGCCGCGCGCCCCGCCGACGTGGTCGTGAACGCCATGAGCGGCCTGATCGGGTTGGCCCCCACCCGAGCGGCCTTGCTGGCCGGTCAGGCGGTGGCGCTGGCGACCAAGGAGGCGATGGTCACGGCGGCGCACCTGATGTGGGAGGCGGCGGCGCAGGGCGGCGGGCGGGTCGTGCCGGTCGATTCCGAGCACACCGGGGTCTACCAGTGCCTGGGCGGTGAGGACATCGCCGACGTGGCCGAGGTGATCCTCACGGCGTCTGGCGGTCCCTTCCGAGACGGCCCCGCCGACCTGCGGGGCGTGACCCCCGAGCAGGCGCTCAGGCATCCCTCCTGGAGCATGGGGCCCAAGGTCACCATCGACTCCTCCACGCTGATGAACAAGGGGCTGGAGGTCATGGAGTGCGCCTCCCTGTACGGCCTGCCGATGTCACAGGTGGGCGTGGTCGTGCATCCGCAGAGCCTGGTGCATGCGGCGGTGCGCTTCCGCGACGGCAGCCTGAAGGCGCAGTTCGGCCCGACCGACATGCGCCTGCCCATCGCCTTCGCCATCGACGCGGCGCCCACCGGCATGACCCGCCCCGGCGACGTGCGTGGCGCCCGGCGGGGGGGCGAGGTCGGCACGCACCTGTCGTGGCCCCTGCGCGGCAGCTGGGAGTTCCGCGAGCCCGACTTCGGCCGCTTCCCCTGCCTGGGGCTGGCCTACCGCGCGGGCGAGGAGGGCGGCCTGAAGCCCGTCGCCCTGAACGCGGCCGACGAGATCGCCGTGGAGGCCTTCCTGGCCGGGCGGATCGGGTATCTCGACATCCCGCGGCTGATCGAGCAGGTGCTGGACGAGACGCCGGCCGGCGAGCTGAGCTGGGACGCGCTGCAGGGCACCGACCTGTGGGCGCGCTCACGGGCACGCGAACTCGCCCAGGTGCGCGCATGA
- the tsf gene encoding translation elongation factor Ts: MMESIKKVRELTGAGMMDVKKALADAGNDESKAVALLRERGIVKAAKKADREAREGLVRFVVDGNRAAIVEVNSETDFVARNSDFQALVEKLAQAALQAKTSDVEEFRNFAMEGETVGTFVAAAAGKIGENLVLNRVAYVEGDTVAGYVHSNGKIGVLVDLAGGDTAKAKDVALHVAAERPQFLSRDEVDSADIEKEREILTNKAINEGKPQQIVDKIVEGQIGKFYQEKVLPEQAFVKDNSLTVAKYLGDAKVQKFIRFEIGA, encoded by the coding sequence ATGATGGAATCGATCAAGAAAGTGCGCGAACTGACCGGCGCGGGCATGATGGACGTCAAGAAGGCCCTGGCCGACGCCGGCAACGACGAGAGCAAGGCCGTGGCCCTGCTGCGTGAGCGCGGCATCGTGAAGGCGGCCAAGAAGGCCGACCGCGAGGCCCGCGAGGGCCTGGTGCGCTTCGTGGTGGACGGCAACCGCGCCGCCATCGTCGAGGTGAACAGCGAGACCGACTTCGTGGCCCGCAACTCCGACTTCCAGGCGCTGGTCGAGAAACTGGCCCAGGCGGCGCTGCAGGCCAAGACCAGCGACGTCGAGGAGTTCCGCAACTTCGCCATGGAAGGCGAGACCGTGGGCACCTTCGTGGCCGCCGCCGCCGGCAAGATCGGCGAGAACCTGGTGCTCAACCGCGTGGCCTACGTGGAAGGCGACACTGTGGCCGGCTACGTCCACTCGAACGGGAAGATCGGCGTGCTGGTCGACCTGGCAGGCGGCGACACCGCCAAGGCCAAGGACGTGGCCCTGCACGTGGCCGCCGAGCGCCCGCAGTTCCTGAGCCGCGACGAGGTGGACAGCGCCGACATCGAGAAAGAGCGCGAGATCCTGACCAACAAGGCGATCAACGAGGGCAAGCCCCAGCAGATCGTGGACAAGATCGTGGAAGGGCAGATCGGCAAGTTCTACCAGGAGAAGGTGCTGCCCGAGCAGGCCTTCGTGAAGGACAACTCGCTGACGGTCGCCAAGTACCTGGGTGACGCGAAAGTACAGAAGTTCATCCGCTTCGAGATCGGCGCGTAA
- a CDS encoding protein-methionine-sulfoxide reductase heme-binding subunit MsrQ: MERPAGTARRAAPAAQPRPVARPLGWLVPAVTVGGLVPAVVLVMDALSGALGANPIQRATLQTGLLTLALLVLSLACTPARLLSARLSPSGRGWTWPARIRRTLGLLAFGYGVLHFLIYLFDHGFTLSAMAEDVVKRPFVTAGFTALLLLVPLALTSTSAAVKRLGFARWTRLHQLAYAAVSLGVLHYYWGVKKDHTPPLVVAAIVAALFLVRYLMRKPARTGRQGRRASGPTTP, from the coding sequence ATGGAGCGTCCGGCAGGCACGGCGCGGCGCGCGGCCCCGGCGGCGCAGCCACGTCCGGTCGCCCGGCCCCTGGGCTGGCTGGTGCCGGCCGTCACGGTGGGCGGCCTCGTACCGGCGGTCGTCCTCGTGATGGACGCCCTGAGCGGCGCACTGGGCGCCAATCCCATCCAGCGGGCCACCCTGCAGACCGGGCTGCTGACCCTGGCCCTGCTGGTGCTCTCGCTGGCCTGCACGCCCGCGCGGCTCCTCAGCGCCCGCCTGAGCCCATCGGGCCGGGGTTGGACGTGGCCCGCCCGGATCCGCAGGACGCTGGGCCTGCTGGCCTTCGGCTACGGCGTGCTGCACTTCCTGATCTACCTGTTCGACCACGGCTTCACCCTGAGCGCGATGGCCGAGGATGTGGTCAAGCGGCCCTTCGTGACCGCCGGCTTCACGGCGCTGCTGCTGCTGGTGCCGCTGGCCCTGACCAGCACGTCGGCTGCCGTGAAACGCCTGGGCTTCGCGCGCTGGACGCGGCTTCACCAGCTCGCCTACGCGGCGGTGAGCCTGGGCGTGCTGCACTACTACTGGGGCGTGAAGAAGGATCACACGCCGCCGCTGGTCGTGGCGGCCATCGTCGCCGCGCTCTTCCTGGTGCGGTATCTGATGCGGAAGCCGGCTCGTACTGGTCGGCAGGGGAGAAGGGCGTCGGGGCCGACCACTCCCTGA
- the frr gene encoding ribosome recycling factor has translation MADMKSIQAETREKMGKAIESLDSNLGILRTGRANPGILKKIVIEYYGTTTPLDQVASVTTPDARTLVITPWDRAALNPIEKAIRDSDLGLNPNNKGDTIFITVPMLTEERRREMVKNAKGYAEDARIAVRNLRKHALDEVKKIEGLGDDEIKRGEAEVQKITDEFIVKVDAVLHKKEQEILG, from the coding sequence ATGGCTGACATGAAATCCATTCAGGCCGAAACCCGCGAGAAGATGGGCAAGGCCATCGAGTCGCTGGACAGCAACCTGGGCATCCTGCGAACCGGCCGGGCCAACCCCGGCATCCTGAAAAAGATCGTCATCGAGTACTACGGCACGACCACGCCGCTCGACCAGGTGGCGAGCGTGACCACCCCCGACGCGCGCACGCTGGTCATCACGCCGTGGGATCGGGCGGCGCTCAACCCCATCGAGAAGGCGATCCGCGACTCCGACCTGGGGCTCAACCCGAACAACAAGGGCGACACCATCTTCATCACGGTGCCCATGCTGACCGAGGAGCGCCGCAGGGAAATGGTGAAGAACGCCAAGGGCTACGCCGAGGACGCCCGGATCGCCGTGCGCAACCTCCGCAAGCACGCCCTGGACGAAGTGAAAAAGATTGAGGGCCTGGGCGACGACGAGATCAAGCGCGGCGAGGCCGAGGTGCAGAAGATCACCGACGAGTTCATCGTGAAGGTCGATGCGGTGCTGCACAAGAAGGAGCAGGAAATCCTCGGGTGA
- a CDS encoding MBL fold metallo-hydrolase, which translates to MISAVNVSVQRLYANVYLLSTPQGRLVVDAGALPYAARYAGVLRAFRPDAVLLTHAHVDHAGGAWVAARLGVPVLAHPLERPGLTGAVHDLPYPAGRPALGRLISQAHRKLGAHQLTDIHPGEALAGWQVVHLPGHTAGQIGVFRDGVLVAGDAVVGGPDGAHLPRAAYNADHAQALRTLRRMAAMDLRAVLPGHGAALTPGQVRARAVRDD; encoded by the coding sequence ATGATCAGCGCCGTGAACGTGTCGGTGCAGCGGCTCTACGCCAACGTCTACCTGCTGAGTACGCCGCAGGGCCGGCTGGTGGTCGATGCCGGGGCGCTGCCCTACGCTGCGCGGTACGCGGGGGTGCTGCGCGCCTTCCGGCCGGACGCCGTGCTGCTGACCCACGCCCATGTCGATCACGCGGGCGGCGCCTGGGTCGCGGCCCGCCTGGGCGTGCCCGTGCTGGCGCACCCGCTGGAGCGTCCAGGGCTGACGGGAGCGGTACACGACCTGCCCTATCCGGCGGGACGGCCGGCGCTGGGCCGTCTGATCTCGCAGGCGCACCGGAAGCTCGGAGCCCACCAGCTCACCGACATCCACCCGGGCGAGGCTCTGGCCGGCTGGCAGGTCGTCCATCTGCCCGGCCACACGGCGGGCCAGATCGGCGTGTTCCGGGACGGCGTGCTGGTCGCCGGAGACGCCGTGGTGGGCGGCCCGGACGGCGCCCACCTTCCCAGAGCCGCCTACAACGCCGACCACGCCCAGGCCCTGCGGACCCTCCGGCGGATGGCCGCCATGGATCTGCGCGCTGTCCTCCCCGGCCACGGCGCAGCCCTGACCCCTGGGCAGGTGCGGGCGCGGGCAGTGCGGGACGACTAG
- the rpsB gene encoding 30S ribosomal protein S2, producing the protein MSYISMKQLLEAGVHFGHETKRWNPKFKRFIFAERNGIFIIDLQKTLKQVDRSFDFIKELAERGGVILFVGTKKQAQEIVELEARRTGMPFVTSRWLGGMLTNFKTIRTRVDRLNELEEMEESGRINDRPKAERIELGNERERLLRFVGGIRKMNRLPDAIFVVDPTKEVIAVQEANKLGIPVIALADTDSDPDVIDYIVPGNDDAIRSIQLITHRIGDLLVEARGGGEDVAAARVDGETPEMEAAEQGEMGDTAELTTTQGRS; encoded by the coding sequence ATGTCTTATATCTCCATGAAGCAACTGCTGGAAGCCGGGGTTCACTTCGGTCACGAAACCAAGCGCTGGAACCCCAAGTTCAAGCGCTTCATCTTCGCCGAGCGCAACGGCATCTTCATCATCGACCTCCAGAAGACCCTCAAGCAGGTAGACCGGTCGTTCGACTTCATCAAGGAACTGGCCGAGCGCGGCGGCGTGATCCTGTTCGTCGGCACCAAGAAGCAGGCCCAGGAGATCGTGGAACTGGAGGCCCGCCGCACAGGGATGCCCTTCGTGACCAGCCGCTGGCTGGGCGGGATGCTCACCAACTTCAAGACCATCCGCACCCGGGTCGACCGGCTGAATGAACTCGAGGAGATGGAGGAGTCGGGCCGCATCAACGACCGTCCCAAGGCCGAGCGCATCGAGCTGGGCAACGAGCGCGAGCGGCTGCTGCGCTTCGTGGGCGGCATCCGCAAGATGAACCGCCTGCCCGACGCGATCTTCGTGGTCGACCCGACCAAGGAAGTCATCGCCGTGCAGGAAGCGAACAAGCTGGGCATCCCCGTGATCGCCCTGGCCGACACCGACTCCGATCCGGACGTCATCGACTACATCGTGCCCGGCAACGACGACGCGATCCGCTCCATCCAGCTGATCACGCACCGCATCGGCGACCTGCTGGTCGAGGCGCGCGGCGGCGGCGAGGACGTGGCGGCGGCGCGTGTGGACGGCGAGACCCCCGAGATGGAAGCCGCCGAACAGGGCGAAATGGGCGACACGGCCGAGCTGACCACCACGCAGGGCCGCAGCTAA